The region TCTTATAAGCCTATACAAAGTTTAATTAAATCTTCATATCTAATTTTTTCAATGTTTAAGTTTTTTATCACTCTACATTTTATTTTACAAAAGTAACGCAATTGTAGTCGCTAGCTTTTACCATTCCATTTTTCTGATAAAAATTAATTGTCTTTTCAGTTTGTTCTGTCATTAAAACAATCTGACGAATTGATTTATATCGTTCTAAAATTAGCTTTAACAAATAACTTCCAATCCCCTGCTCTTGATAACTTTTTAAGATTAAAATATCTTGTATATAGATAATTGTGTAACCATCACCTACTACACGAATTAAACCAATTAATTTCTCATTATCCCAAGCAGTTACTACCTTCAGGGAATTACTAATAGCATTTTTTAGCTTTGTTTTATCGTCTGTATATGCATACCATTCTACATCATTGTACAAATCCATTAATTGGTCAATCTCAGGTATGAAATCCTCTTTAATTATTATTTTATCCATTTTTATCCTCCTCAAATTTTATTATTTAATTTGAAGAAGATTTCTTAATCTACCCACCTTATTCACTCCTCATATAATGTTTTTCACTATCATGCAGGCTATGATAATTTTCTAATCTGAATAATCCCCGCACAATGAGATATAGTTTTAAAATTAATATATCCTTTAGGAAAAAATTCTTTTAGTTCATCAAATACAAAATATATTTCTTCATCATCCCATTCACCAATCTTTATTTTACACTGCTCTAGCAATTCTCTTGTTTCAAAAGCTATATCTCCAATGATAATTTCACCGTCATTAGAGAGATGCTTATCTAATTCTTTAATAAACTTAATTTTCTCTTTATCTTCTAAATGATGCATTGCATAAGTACTTATAATATAATCAAATTGTATATCTTCAAACTCTTTAGGTAAACCTAATGAAAAATCATATTGAATTAACTTAGCTAAAAGCATTTTTTCTTTTGCGATTTCTATCATTCTTTTAGAAAAATCAATTCCATACATTTCATATCCTTCATCATATAGTTTTTTTGTTAATACTCCTGTACCAAATCCAATATCCAATAATTTTGCTTTTTCTTTTCTATGAACTATATTGTACATAGTATT is a window of Anaerosalibacter sp. Marseille-P3206 DNA encoding:
- a CDS encoding GNAT family N-acetyltransferase; translation: MDKIIIKEDFIPEIDQLMDLYNDVEWYAYTDDKTKLKNAISNSLKVVTAWDNEKLIGLIRVVGDGYTIIYIQDILILKSYQEQGIGSYLLKLILERYKSIRQIVLMTEQTEKTINFYQKNGMVKASDYNCVTFVK
- a CDS encoding class I SAM-dependent methyltransferase → MLDNKGFDLWADGYDKSVQLCEEDNEYPFAGYKDVLNTMYNIVHRKEKAKLLDIGFGTGVLTKKLYDEGYEMYGIDFSKRMIEIAKEKMLLAKLIQYDFSLGLPKEFEDIQFDYIISTYAMHHLEDKEKIKFIKELDKHLSNDGEIIIGDIAFETRELLEQCKIKIGEWDDEEIYFVFDELKEFFPKGYINFKTISHCAGIIQIRKLS